One Saccharopolyspora erythraea NRRL 2338 genomic region harbors:
- a CDS encoding metallopeptidase family protein, whose protein sequence is MVTARGSRRRTLLRRDRRGRGLRGPLYPSSVPVARSRSQRFDALVLEALEPIEQRWHAELTQLDVAVDEVPEVTTTAAEKVVWDDDVVVDANVPLARLVPAGVDRRGLPTRARIVLYRRPLEARARDGTDMADLLHDVLIEQVATYLGLDPDVIEGQ, encoded by the coding sequence GTGGTGACCGCACGTGGATCTCGGCGCCGAACGCTGCTTCGGCGGGACAGGCGAGGCCGTGGCCTGCGCGGACCGCTGTACCCGTCCTCGGTCCCGGTGGCCAGGAGCCGTTCCCAGCGCTTCGACGCGCTGGTGCTGGAGGCGCTCGAGCCGATCGAACAGCGCTGGCACGCCGAGCTGACCCAGCTCGACGTGGCGGTGGACGAGGTACCGGAGGTCACCACCACCGCCGCCGAGAAGGTGGTGTGGGACGACGACGTCGTCGTCGACGCCAACGTCCCCCTCGCGCGGCTCGTCCCGGCGGGGGTCGACCGGCGGGGGCTGCCCACCCGCGCCCGCATCGTGCTGTACCGGCGCCCGCTGGAGGCCAGGGCCCGTGACGGCACCGACATGGCCGACCTGCTGCACGACGTGCTGATCGAGCAGGTCGCCACCTACCTCGGCCTGGATCCCGACGTCATCGAGGGGCAGTGA